TTTACCTTCTGACATGTTACATAATTTCTTGTTGCATTACCTTTCCGTTAACACTATCATTGGTATCCAGGTTTTAAATTTAGTTCCAAAGGAAGCTGAAGGTGAGTCTTTTGAGGATGCTCTTACTCGTGTTCGGCGCTGTCTCGGAGGTGGAGACACTGCAGAGAACGCTGATAGTGACAGTGATTTGGAAGTGGTTACTGAATCTGTTACAGTCAACCTTCGTTGCCCTGTGAGTTTTCGAGCGTGTAACTGTTATTGTTATTTTTGGCTGACTCAGCATATACTTGTCAGTCCTGTATGCTTGCCTCGTGGTTAGTAATTACACGCTGTCGGTTTGCTACATTCCTTGCTCGTTAGCTGAGTAGTTTTAGGCATATAGATATGGGTACTAATATGGCATCTTGCAGAAGCAAAAATATTTGTTTGTTATGTGTTTTGTTTGTCAATGTATGTTATGTCTACCTTTATAAGCTAAGGGTATATTTGGTTTGTATCCAAATCACCCTACCTGTTGTTTTGCCATGTGCTAAAATTCGTCCTTTGTCTTGGTGTTTCCAGTTTTCAACATGCCCATATGGCCATGCCCTTTGCCCACTTCCAATGCTTTTTTCTTGTCAATCTTGGGCAACCAATATTTGAACAACCAAATATTTCTCGTGGTGTATGCAAGATTTGGAACCAATCTAACAGTTCTAATATATATTTTCAGAATAGTGGATCCAGAATGAAGACTGCTGGAAGGTTCAAGCCTTGCGTTCACATGGGTTGTTTTGATCTCGACACCTTCGTGGAACTGAATCAGCGGTCCCGCAAGGTTAGATTTTGCGCTTATATGTGTACATCAACACTTGTGCATGTGCATCCAGGAAGTCAAGTAAATATAGAATGATGTTCGTCCATGTTTAGTGATTTTCTGCAAGGtggcagcccatattgtggcataAATTTGGTTTGGTATGTCTTATATAGTTTCTCTGATTGCTCTCTTTTTGCATTCTGCAGTGGCAGTGTCCAATATGTTTAAAGAACTACTCTCTTGAGAATTTGATGATTGATCCTTACTTCAATCGGATTACTTCTCTGGTAGGTCTTCATCATACCTTTGGTTTTTGTTGTTGCGTGATTTGGTTGCTTttgtttattcttttttctttATGATGCAGTTGCGTGATTGTAGTGAAGATGTCAATGAGATTGATATTAAGCCAGATGGATCTTGGCGTATAAAGGGTGATGTACCAACTAGGGAATTATCTCAGTGGCATATGCCTGATGGCACGCTCTGTATCTCAAAGGAAGATAACAAACCTGGTGTTGAGAATTTTAATGAACTCAAGATAGAAGGTAGTTCTGATGGCCATAAGAGTTTAAAAATTGGAATCAAAAGAAAAAATGGAATCTGGGAAGTTAGTAACAAAGCAGATGACAAGAAGCCTTCTGTTGTAGGAAATATCACCCAGAACAATATTACTTTCCGAACTCCAAACACTTTCCCTATGAGCAGTAGTCCCACTGGGAGTTATAGAGATGGGGAAGACACAAGTGTGAACCAGGAGGGCAGTATGCATATTGATTTATCATTGAACAATGGTCATGAGTTTGAAAGTTTTCCTCTCAATTTCGGCCAAACATATAACACAGAGGATACATCACAGCAACAACTTAGTGCTGGAGATGTCATTGTTCTTAGTGATTCTGATGAAGAGAATGACACAGTTGTTTGCCCACCAACGGTCTACGACAATACTACTGTAAATGGCGGTGGTTTTCCTTTTGCCACTAGTGGTGCTGGATTTACTGGAAGATACCAGGAAGATGCTGGCGTCGGTACTAGTGGACTTGGTTTATTAAGCAACAATGCTGATGATTTTGAGATGACTAATTGGCAAATGCCCTATTCCCAACCGGAGCAAGGCTACCAGTTTTTCGGGGATGGCACCGCCGATACTTATGTTGGTTCGCACAATTCCTTTAGCATTACACCAAACGACTATTCCCTTGATTGTAATGTTGGCATAGAGGAGGCTTCTGTAGCTCATGACCTTCCAGTTTACCGCAGTAATAATGAAATGCATGGAAGTTTGGTTGATAACCCATTGGCTTTCGGTGGTGATGATCCTTCTTTGCAAATTTTTCTTCCAAGTCAGCCTTCTTCTGCTCCCCTTCAGGAAGAACCAAGTGAGCGTGTAAATGCATCAAATGGGTTTCAGTCTGATGATTGGATCTCTCTTACGCTCGCAGCCGGTGGAGGTGGTAATGAAGAGCCTGCAGTTGCTAATGGTTTAAATTTGCAAGAACAAATACGGGCAAATGAGACAGGAGTGGAACCATTAACTGATGCTGGTTTGTCTCCCTTTTATGCATTCAGTTTTCCTTTCTTGTATGCTCCATTTCAGCAGTTGAAGAGCATATAGCTTTTTTAGTGGAACTGCAAATAAGAAAACTACTAAGTGGTTACTTAAAGCTGATCTTTCAAGTAAATCACGCCTTAGAAACAGCTGTCCTTTTGTCCCACTTTCTTATTTGTCCTTAAGATTTGCCAAAAGTTCCCAAAGGGAAAATAAAGTAATCCTACTTTCTTTAAGAAAGGGTTTATGTTTCTACTAGTCTAGTTATGGTTAACTGTAAGCTGAAAATTGCAATCGTTCCCCCAAATTTCTCCTAGTTTCGAAGTTGTGTTAtcctacaccccccccccccccccccaaatagtAGGAAAAAGTGATCTGCAGTGTTCATCCGataggaaaatatcagttggatgtTGATCAGGGTTGTAAAGAAACAAGTTTCACTCCATTTAAACCTTTTGTATCATGAATTGAACTGGATTTTGAGATTTTTAATCTTCCGACCTTTTTCCTGCTAATATTTGTTGCTCTGTGTACCCACCTGTATCATCTTGTATTTATCAGCAGATTAATTCGATTGTTTAAATTCCCTTGTGGTACTGGCATAATTATTTTCCCCTAATTTTGCAGCTTCTGTCCTTCCAAGCACAAACAATGACAGAGATGACGGAGCTAATTTAAATCCAAGAAGGATTGAGAATATATTTTCTCATCCTCGCCAGCCTCGGTCTCGGTCGGTCAGGCCTCGACTTTGTTTATCAATAGATTCTGACTCTGAGTAGATTGGACATTTAAATGGGATAGTTGAGTTTGCATTAATTTGGCAAGGCTGCCTTCCAGAAATCCTGATTTTTACCGAGGTTATCAGGTTCTTCTGGTTGATGTAAAGAGAAACACAAACATAGATGCTGTGTTGCCTCACCTGGTCGACAAACTACAAGTGTTCCATGGGGATCTGCACAGAGGACTCTGATGGTGAGCTTAACGAATCAATCATCTATTTCTGCAGTGTCCAACTTCTTTCGACAGGCAATCCTTGCACTTTGTTTTTGTGGGATTCAAGTGGTTACTTTGTAACTAGGCAtgtttttagaagaaaaaaacatGGCATAGAAGATATTTCTGCATCTCTGACTTAAGAATGGCATGCAACGTAGTGCAAATAGAAAGCAGAAGTTCCAAAGTAAAGCATGATAAGTAGAATCAAAGTCTGGTGCCAATTCTTGTTAGTTCCAAAGTAAAGCATGATAAGTAGAAGAAAAGTCTGCTGCCAATTCTTGTTAGTTGTGCAAAATGAAGCAGATAAATATGCTCTTCTAAAGATTCTTTATGCTTCAGTTTGCTTCTGAACTTCCATTAGTTAGCCTGTTAGGTTTTATTCCCTTCCTTTTAAAAATTTAGTTGCTAGATTGGCTAGCGGAAGACATAGCCAGTTTTTTTAAATCTCGGATTGTCTAAGAAAGTTAATATTTGACCGAGTGGCAAACTGTATACAGTTTTGTGACAGATGCTTCATCATCATCTAAGCTGTATAATTTGTGGGCAGTAATTCAAATCTCAAATAAGCAGTAACTAATCTGATCACATATAAGCAGCATGATTTGATCACAAGAACCTCTTTTCTTTGTTATGCTAATGTATTGTTGAGGATCTACTGGTGAAGCCATAGGGTAAAATAGCACCGGAATTCATGAAGTTTTTAAAACTAAATCATTTACCATGACATAAATTATTTAACACCGAGTTCATCCATATATTTATTTACCTACCTGTTCATGTAATTATCAGAGATCACTTATGTATTTCTATTCCTGCTAGGTTGGTATAGAAAATTTTCTGACTGGGGATCAAGGATAATGTTGCTACTGGAGCAGTTTGTACATTTTTTGACCTTTACTGGACATAAGGGAATAGGGAGGCCACCCTGGATGCAAGTCTATACATGTGGATGTTTGTGTGTACCATCATTGTATTTAGGGTTTGAGGCGCTAATTTAGATGTTCGTTACCTTGATGTTCGATGGAGAATAAATTATTATTTCTGAAGTGGCGGTCAATAAACAGAGCCCTTCAGTGTTACTTGTTGCTGTTGATTTATCTGTGCTTTGCCAAGCATGAGAAGTGCCTGCCAGGTGTTATATTTTCTTCGGAGTTCTCATGCCGGCATAACCTCAGTTGTTGCATGCAGGCTTGAGCGGGTTGATTATCTCATGCCAACAGGGCAACCGAGGCCTCTAATGGTAAGCAAGATCATTTCTATCTCAGTACTGGTGTCACAGGAGCAGGCCTGTGCATTAACCAGTTTGCTTTGTCAAAAATGGAAACCTGCCTGTTGTGATATCCTAGAGAGTTCTGCTGCCAAATTTTGCAGTACTACATTGTGGTTTTGTGCATATACTTGCGTCGACTCATCACCTATGGTAAGTTGTAAATCGGTCTTGTCTAAGCAGTGCTTGCTCCTGTCATCGGACCATCATGATGGGCGGTACATGCATTGCCAGAATTTGGGTGCCCTCCTTGCCTTGTGATGTATGGAGAATTGGAGATCGGTGCTGATCCACAATTATCGCCCCCACTAACGTTGTAACGACAGGCGTCAGTACGGACTTGCACCGTGGGTACTTGCCATGAGCGTAGATGGTAAAAAATCCACATGGTAAAACAACAATATGACAACAGGACAGAGATAAGAGGCGAAGGCAAGTCTAGTAATGCAAGTGTATCACTGCGCATGATCCTACAACTACTGCTGTGCT
This DNA window, taken from Triticum aestivum cultivar Chinese Spring chromosome 1D, IWGSC CS RefSeq v2.1, whole genome shotgun sequence, encodes the following:
- the LOC123180218 gene encoding E3 SUMO-protein ligase SIZ1 isoform X1 — protein: MADLASTCKDKLAYFRIKELKDILHQLGLPKQGKKQDLIDRVLALLSDEQGQRHHGWGRKNSFTKEAVAKIIDDIYSRKMQIQSAPDLATRSHTGSDLFRPKDEVNDSFQPQPVTKVRCICDSKLLNDNMIQCEDDRCHVWQHMSCVLVPDKPTEGVGPEVPPHFYCELCRLSRADPFWVTTGNPLPPLKFMSSGVANDGTSVLQTVEKTFQLSRADRETVQRSEYDLQVWCILMNDKVQFRMQWPQYAELEVNGFAVRVVTRPGSQLLGINGRDDGPLITTCSREGTNKICLRRVDNRTFCFGVRVARRRSVPQVLNLVPKEAEGESFEDALTRVRRCLGGGDTAENADSDSDLEVVTESVTVNLRCPNSGSRMKTAGRFKPCVHMGCFDLDTFVELNQRSRKWQCPICLKNYSLENLMIDPYFNRITSLLRDCSEDVNEIDIKPDGSWRIKGDVPTRELSQWHMPDGTLCISKEDNKPGVENFNELKIEGSSDGHKSLKIGIKRKNGIWEVSNKADDKKPSVVGNITQNNITFRTPNTFPMSSSPTGSYRDGEDTSVNQEGSMHIDLSLNNGHEFESFPLNFGQTYNTEDTSQQQLSAGDVIVLSDSDEENDTVVCPPTVYDNTTVNGGGFPFATSGAGFTGRYQEDAGVGTSGLGLLSNNADDFEMTNWQMPYSQPEQGYQFFGDGTADTYVGSHNSFSITPNDYSLDCNVGIEEASVAHDLPVYRSNNEMHGSLVDNPLAFGGDDPSLQIFLPSQPSSAPLQEEPSERVNASNGFQSDDWISLTLAAGGGGNEEPAVANGLNLQEQIRANETGVEPLTDAASVLPSTNNDRDDGANLNPRRIENIFSHPRQPRSRSVRPRLCLSIDSDSE
- the LOC123180218 gene encoding E3 SUMO-protein ligase SIZ1 isoform X2 gives rise to the protein MADLASTCKDKLAYFRIKELKDILHQLGLPKQGKKQDLIDRVLALLSDEQGQRHHGWGRKNSFTKEAVAKIIDDIYRKMQIQSAPDLATRSHTGSDLFRPKDEVNDSFQPQPVTKVRCICDSKLLNDNMIQCEDDRCHVWQHMSCVLVPDKPTEGVGPEVPPHFYCELCRLSRADPFWVTTGNPLPPLKFMSSGVANDGTSVLQTVEKTFQLSRADRETVQRSEYDLQVWCILMNDKVQFRMQWPQYAELEVNGFAVRVVTRPGSQLLGINGRDDGPLITTCSREGTNKICLRRVDNRTFCFGVRVARRRSVPQVLNLVPKEAEGESFEDALTRVRRCLGGGDTAENADSDSDLEVVTESVTVNLRCPNSGSRMKTAGRFKPCVHMGCFDLDTFVELNQRSRKWQCPICLKNYSLENLMIDPYFNRITSLLRDCSEDVNEIDIKPDGSWRIKGDVPTRELSQWHMPDGTLCISKEDNKPGVENFNELKIEGSSDGHKSLKIGIKRKNGIWEVSNKADDKKPSVVGNITQNNITFRTPNTFPMSSSPTGSYRDGEDTSVNQEGSMHIDLSLNNGHEFESFPLNFGQTYNTEDTSQQQLSAGDVIVLSDSDEENDTVVCPPTVYDNTTVNGGGFPFATSGAGFTGRYQEDAGVGTSGLGLLSNNADDFEMTNWQMPYSQPEQGYQFFGDGTADTYVGSHNSFSITPNDYSLDCNVGIEEASVAHDLPVYRSNNEMHGSLVDNPLAFGGDDPSLQIFLPSQPSSAPLQEEPSERVNASNGFQSDDWISLTLAAGGGGNEEPAVANGLNLQEQIRANETGVEPLTDAASVLPSTNNDRDDGANLNPRRIENIFSHPRQPRSRSVRPRLCLSIDSDSE